GAAACAAACGCCTGAAGTTCTCGGTAGTTTGCTCGGCGAAGCGCTCGTAGGACTCACCTCGCAGCATTGCCAGATAATCCGCCACGTCACGCACATACTCCGGCAGGTTCGGCTTGCCGCGATGGGGGATCGGCGCCAGGTACGGCGAATCGGTTTCCACCAGCAGCCGGTCGGCAGGCACCTGGCGGGCAACATCGCGCAGCGCGTCGGCATTGCGGAAGGTAACGATGCCAGACAGCGAAATATAGAACCCCAGGTCCAGGGCGGCCTTGGCCATTTCCCAGTCTTCGGTAAAGCAATGCAACACACCTGCCTGCGGCAGCGCGGCTTCACGCAACAGGGCCAGGGTATCGGCGCGCGCGCCGCGGGTGTGGACGATTACCGGTTTGCCGCTCTGTTGCGCGGCTCGCAAGTGCAGGCGGAACGAGGCCTGCTGCAGCTCGGCGGCTTCAGGTTCGTAATGGTAATCCAGACCGGTTTCGCCAATAGCAACGACACGCGGGTGATTGAGTTCGCCCAGCAGCCAGTCCAGGGCCGGTGCTTCGCCGGGTTTGAGATCCAGCGGGTGGATACCCACCGAACAATCCACATCGGCGTAGCGATCAGCGAGGGCTTTGACGTCGGCGGCGTTTTCAGCGCTGACGCCAATGCACAGGAAGTGCCCTACCCCGCGCTGGCGCGCAGCCTCGAGTGCGGTGTCAAGGGAGCCGCCGTGTTGAGCGAGGTCGAGTCGATCAAGGTGACAGTGGGAATCTACGAGCATGGGCCTCTACAACTTGAGTAACGGAACGTGTCTGGCCAACGATACACCCGCCGGCCACGGAAATTAACGCCGGCCGAGCAGACCGACCCACTGCACCAGCAGCGCTTCGAGCAACAGCACGCGGTTGAGGTTGGCCTTGCCGAGCACTTTCTGGCGCTGGGCAAGGATCCAGTCCTGGATCGCCAGCACCTTGTCCTGGGCGCTTTTCTGCGCCAGGTACTGCACCACTTTGCGCATGTCCGGCAGACCCAGGCCGTTTTCGTCCTGGGTCAGCTGGTAGCGCAGGATCAGGCTGGACCAGTCGCAGAACCAGTCGAACAGCAGCAGCAAAGGAATGTCCTTCCACGCACTTTCCGCCAACTGGGTGGCAGACAGTTCCTGCTTGATCAACTTCTTCACACCGTCCACGACCAGCGCACGCTGCTCTCGCACGCCCTGGGCTTGCAGTTTCACCGCCGCCAAGGGGGAGCCTGCGGCCAGGGTCAGCAATTCGACGCGTTCTTCTGCCGAGCACTCCGGCAGCGCCTGCGCCAGCCACTCAAGGCTCATGGCCTCGCTCGGCAGCGGGCATGCCTGCTGCACGCAACGGCTGCGAATCGTCGGCAACAAGCGGCTGGACTGATGGCTCACCAGCAACAGCACGGTGTCGCCGGACGGTTCCTCCAGGCTTTTGAGCAAGGCGTTGGCGGCGTTGATGTTCATCGCCTCCACCGGCTCGATCAGCACCACTTTGCGCCCGCCCATCTGCGCGGTCTGCACCACGAAGCTGACGAGGTCGCGTACCTGGTCGACCTTGATCGCTTTGTCTGCCTCCTCAGGTTCCAGCAGATAGTTGTCGGGGTGGCTGCCAGCCTTCAGCAGCAGGCAGGATTTGCATTCGCCGCACGCGTCAAGATTGACCGGGCGCTGGCACAGCAAGCTGGCCATCAAGCGTTCGGCCAGGGCGCGTTTGCCGATGCCTATCGGGCCATGCAGTAAATAGGCGTGGGCGTGCTGGGCACGGCCGGCCAGTTGGTGCCAGAGGCCGTCCTGCCACGGATAGGCTTCAGCCACGGGCACGCTCCAGAAGGCTGGGCAACAGCGCATCGATGGCTTGCTGCACCTGAGCCAGCGGTTGAGCCGCGTCAAGCAGGTAGTAACGCGCAGGCTCTGCCTTGGCACGCTCGAGGAACGCGCTGCGCACCGCGTCGAAGAAAGCCTGGCCTTCCAGTTCGAAACGATCCAGGCGGCCGCGGGCGCTGGCGCGGGCCATTCCCACTTCAACTGGCAGATCGAACAGCAGGGTCAGATCAGGGCGCAGCCCCCCCTGCACAAAGGTTTCCAGCGTTGCGATACGTTCCAGGCACAACCCACGGCCACCGCCCTGATAGGCGTAGGTGGAGTCAGTGAATCGGTCGCAGATCACCACGGCCCCGCGTGCCAGTGCCGGTCGGATCACCTCGGCCAGATGCTGGGCACGGGCGGCGAATACCAGCAGCAGCTCCGTGTCCGGGTTCATAGGCTCATCGCCCGGCGTCAGCAGTACCTCACGGATGCGCTCGGCCAGTGGCGTACCGCCGGGCTCGCGGGTCAGCACCACTTCGATGCCTACGGCACGCAGGCGATCGGCCAGGTAATCGCGGTTGGTGCTTTTGCCGGCGCCTTCCGGGCCTTCGAGGGTCACAAACAAGCCAGTCACAGGCAGTCCTTAGTCAGAGTCATTGCGGGCTTTGTGGGGCGCTGGTGTCCGGCGCGGATTCTGCCGGGACGTCAACGGGCGGCACCGTGCCCTCCAGCGGTTTGGCCAATGGCGCCGGGCTGGAACGGTAATCGGCGCGGCGCTTGAGCTGGAACTCGCGCACGGCGGCATTATGCGCATCCAGGTCGTCCGAGAAAATATGGCTGCCATCGCCGCGGGCGACAAAATACAGGCTGCTGCCCGGCACCGGGTTCAGCGCGGCATGAATCGCCTCGCGGCCGACCATGGCGATGGGCGTCGGCGGCAGGCCGGCGATCATGTAGGTGTTGTAAGGATTGGCCTCTTTGAGGTGGGCACGGGTCAACTTGCCGTTGTAGCGCTCACCCAGGCCATAGATCACCGTGGGGTCGGTCTGCAGCATCATGCCCATCTTCAGACGACGTACGAACACACCGGCAATTTGCCCGCGCTCTTCGGGTACGCCGGTTTCCTTTTCTACCAGGGAGGCCATGATCAGGGCTTGATAAGGTTCGGTGTAAGGCGCATCAGCGGCGCGTTTGCTCCACTCCTGGGCCAGTACGTCATCAAGGCGGCTGTAGGCTTTCTTCAGGAATTCAACATCGGTCATGCCACGCACAAAGCGGTAGGTGTCGGGAAAGAAGCGTCCTTCCGGGAACACGCCAGGATGGCCGAGCTTATCCATCACTTCGCTGTCACTGAGGCCCGCGAGGCTTTGCACGATCTTTTCATGCTTGGCCAGGGCCGAGCGCACCTGGCGGAAGTTCCACCCCTCTACCAGCGTCAGGCTGTATTGCACCACTTCCCCACGCTGCCACAGGCCGATCAGGCCTTCGGCGGTCATGCCTGGGGTCATGCGATATTCGCCGCTGTGCAGCGGTTGCCCCTCGAGGTTGAAGCGCCAGTACAGACGCAGCCAGAAGGCACCGTCGAGCACGCCGTCGGCTTCCAGGCGATTGAAGGTTCCGGTGGGTGTTGCCCCTGCCGGCACATCGAGCAATTGCTCCTGGGTCAGATGCAACGGCTGTTTCAAGGCAGCGTTGTATTTCCAGGCAGAAAAGCCCGACAGCAAGGCCGCCGAGCACAGACCGATCAGCAGCAGTACAGCCAGTTTTCGTATCAACTCAAATATCCAAATGCGCGCGAACAATGCCCCGCAGTTTACGGGTGAGCGGCCCAACCGACCAGCTCATCCCAGCGCACTCACGTACCGGCCAGATGCCATAAACGCTGTTGCACATAAAGACTTCGTCAGCTTGGCGCAACTGCTCGGGATCGATGTCAGCCACGGCCACCGGGACGCCCAGCGTATGTGCCTGGGCCAGAATCTCGGCGCGCATCACGCCGGCAACGCCGCAACGCGTCAGATCAGCGGTTAGTAACAAGCCGTTGCGCACCAGGAACAGGTTGCTGAACACGCCTTCGATGACGCGACCGGACATATCCAGCATCAAGCCTTCGGCATATTCGGCATCACGCCATTCGGCACGGGCGATCACCTGTTCAAGACGATTGAGGTGTTTGAGCCCGGCCAGCAGCGGCTGCTCGGCCAAGCGCGTGGCGCATGGGAACAGGCGGATGCCGTCGGTACCATGGGCTTCGGGATAAGCGGCAGGCGGACTGCCTTGCAAGATACGACGTACAGCGGCATCGGGGTTGGCGCCATAACCCCGCTGGCTGTCGCCACGGGTCAGGATCAACTTGAGCACGCCATCGCCAAGGGCAGCGGCATAGACGAGCACCTCGCTACGCGCCAGACCGTGGTCCACCGCCAGTGAGAGGCGCCTGCAGCCTTCCTGAAGGCGCTGCAGGTGACGGTCAAGCAGCAGCGGCTGCCCGGCCTTGACCGCCATGGTTTCAAACACACCGTCGCCATACGCCAGGCCGCGATCTTTCAGGGGCACGCTGTCCGCTGGCTGACCGTCGACCCAGCTGTGCATCACTCGGCGAACCGGCGGAACACCAGCGAGCCGTTGGTGCCACCAAAACCGAACGAGTTGGAGATCACCACGTCGATCGGCATCGGTTGCGCTTCGTGCGGCACGAAGTTCAGGTCGCAGCCTTCGTCCGGCTCATCGAGGTTGATGGTCGGCGGAGCGACCTGATCCTTGATGGCCATCACACTGAAGATCGCCTCGACCGCACCCGCCGCGCCCAGCAGATGGCCGGTCATGGACTTGGTGGAGCTGACGGCCAGCTTGTAGGCGTGCTCGCCGAACACCGATTTGATGGCCTCGGCTTCCGCCAGGTCGCCGGTGGGCGTCGAAGTGCCATGGGCATTGATGTACTGCACCTGGTCAGCGTTGACCTTGGCATCGCGCAGGGCGTTGGTGATGCAGCGCGCAGCACCGGCACCGTCGGCCGGTGGCGAGGTCATGTGGTAGGCATCGCCGCTCATGCCAAAGCCGATCAGCTCGGCATAGATGGTGGCACCGCGCGCCTTGGCATGCTCCAGCTCTTCCAGGACCAGGGCACCGGCACCGTCGGACAGCACGAAACCGTCACGGCCCTTGTCCCACGGACGGCTGGCACGGGTCGGCTCATCATTGCGAGTCGACAGCGCACGGGACGCGCCGAAGCCGCCCATGCCCAGGCCGCAGGCGGCCATCTCGGCGCCACCGGCGATCATGACGTCGGCTTCATCGTAGGCGATGTTGCGCGCCGCCATGCCGATGCAGTGAGTGCCCGTGGTGCACGCCGTTGCGATGGCGTAGTTAGGCCCCTGTGCGCCCAGGTGGATGGACAGGAAACCGGAAATCATATTGATGATCGAGCCCGGCACGAAGAACGGTGAAATTCGACGGGGGCCGGAATCGTGCAGCGTGCGGCTGGTTTCTTCGATATTGGTCAGGCCACCAATACCCGAACCCATGGCCACGCCGATGCGATCACGGTTGGCGTCGGTCACTTCAAGGCCGGCGTTACGCACTGCCTGAAAACCGGCTGCCAGGCCGTACTGAATGAACAGGTCGAGCTTGCGGGATTCCTTGACCGAGAGATATTCCTCGACATTGAAACCCTTTACCGAGCCGCCAAAACGGGTGGAATAGGCAGAAAGGTCCGTGTGTTCGATCAGACCGATACCACTGTGGCCAGCCAGAATGCCCTGCCAACTGCTTGGCACATCCGTGCCCAGTGGCGACAACATACCCATACCGGTGACTACGACGCGTCTACGCGACACAGCACTCTCCTTTTTCTAATGACGACACTTTGCTTCGCAGCGTACTTTTCGTCACCGCTTAAAGAAAAAACCGCACGCCGTTACAGCAGTGCGGTTTTTCCCTGACAGCAAGCGACGACTACAAACTATTACGCCTGGTGGCTAGTAACGTAGTCGATGGCAGCTTGAACAGTAGTGATTTTTTCAGCTTCTTCGTCCGGGATTTCGGTCTCGAATTCCTCTTCCAGAGCCATCACCAGCTCAACGGTGTCAAGGGAATCGGCACCCAGGTCTTCTACGAAGGAAGCAGTGTTGGTCACTTCTTCTTCTTTGACGCCCAGTTGCTCGGCAACGATTTTCTTGACGCGCTCTTCGATGGTGCTCATACCTTGTTTAACTCCTAATGGACAAATTCAGGCAGCTGGCCAGTGGGTAAGTGTATAGAAAGCCATTTCAGCTTTTCAACCGAAAGCTTCACCCTGTACCCGCTCGGCCACCTGCCTATAAATTAAGTTGCAGCTTTATAACGGATTTTAGACAGCTCGTATGACATATTTTTGAAGCGATCCGTCACAATTTAACTCATGTACATCCCGCCGTTCACCGGGATTGTAGCCCCAGTCACGTATGCCGCACCGTCGGATGCCAGGAAAGTGACCACATTCGCGATCTCTTGAGCCTGACCCAGACGACCCAGCGGAATCTGTGTCAGCAAGGCTTCACGCTGTGCTTCGGGCAGTTCGCGGGTCATATCGGTGTCGATGAACCCTGGGGCCACCGAGTTTACCGTAATCGACCGCGAACCGACTTCACGCGCCAGCGCACGGCTGAAACCTTCCAGACCGGCCTTGGCGGAAGCGTAGTTTACTTGGCCGGCGTTGCCCATGGCACCCACTACGGAGCCAATATTGATAATTCGCCCCCAGCGCGCCTTGGTCATGCCGCGCAAAACGCCCTTGGACAGGCGAAACAGACTGTTCAGGTTGGTATCGACCACGTCGTACCACTCGTCGTCTTTCATGCGCATCATCAGGTTATCGCGGGTGATACCGGCGTTATTCACCAGAATCGCCGGCGCACCGAACTGAGCAGTGATCTCGGCGAGCACGGCCGCCACAGACTCATCGCTGGTCACATTCAGCTCAAGGCCGGTGCCCTGCACGCTGTTTTCCTTCAGGGTCGCGGCGATACGCTCGGCGCCCGAGGCGGAAGTAGCGGTGCCGATCACGACGGCGCCCTGACGGCCCAGCTCCAGGGCGATGGCCTGGCCGATGCCACGGCTTGC
Above is a genomic segment from Pseudomonas sp. R5-89-07 containing:
- the fabG gene encoding 3-oxoacyl-ACP reductase FabG yields the protein MSLQGKVALVTGASRGIGQAIALELGRQGAVVIGTATSASGAERIAATLKENSVQGTGLELNVTSDESVAAVLAEITAQFGAPAILVNNAGITRDNLMMRMKDDEWYDVVDTNLNSLFRLSKGVLRGMTKARWGRIINIGSVVGAMGNAGQVNYASAKAGLEGFSRALAREVGSRSITVNSVAPGFIDTDMTRELPEAQREALLTQIPLGRLGQAQEIANVVTFLASDGAAYVTGATIPVNGGMYMS
- the tmk gene encoding dTMP kinase; the protein is MTGLFVTLEGPEGAGKSTNRDYLADRLRAVGIEVVLTREPGGTPLAERIREVLLTPGDEPMNPDTELLLVFAARAQHLAEVIRPALARGAVVICDRFTDSTYAYQGGGRGLCLERIATLETFVQGGLRPDLTLLFDLPVEVGMARASARGRLDRFELEGQAFFDAVRSAFLERAKAEPARYYLLDAAQPLAQVQQAIDALLPSLLERARG
- the mltG gene encoding endolytic transglycosylase MltG; amino-acid sequence: MIRKLAVLLLIGLCSAALLSGFSAWKYNAALKQPLHLTQEQLLDVPAGATPTGTFNRLEADGVLDGAFWLRLYWRFNLEGQPLHSGEYRMTPGMTAEGLIGLWQRGEVVQYSLTLVEGWNFRQVRSALAKHEKIVQSLAGLSDSEVMDKLGHPGVFPEGRFFPDTYRFVRGMTDVEFLKKAYSRLDDVLAQEWSKRAADAPYTEPYQALIMASLVEKETGVPEERGQIAGVFVRRLKMGMMLQTDPTVIYGLGERYNGKLTRAHLKEANPYNTYMIAGLPPTPIAMVGREAIHAALNPVPGSSLYFVARGDGSHIFSDDLDAHNAAVREFQLKRRADYRSSPAPLAKPLEGTVPPVDVPAESAPDTSAPQSPQ
- the pabC gene encoding aminodeoxychorismate lyase, whose amino-acid sequence is MHSWVDGQPADSVPLKDRGLAYGDGVFETMAVKAGQPLLLDRHLQRLQEGCRRLSLAVDHGLARSEVLVYAAALGDGVLKLILTRGDSQRGYGANPDAAVRRILQGSPPAAYPEAHGTDGIRLFPCATRLAEQPLLAGLKHLNRLEQVIARAEWRDAEYAEGLMLDMSGRVIEGVFSNLFLVRNGLLLTADLTRCGVAGVMRAEILAQAHTLGVPVAVADIDPEQLRQADEVFMCNSVYGIWPVRECAGMSWSVGPLTRKLRGIVRAHLDI
- a CDS encoding TatD family hydrolase, with the translated sequence MLVDSHCHLDRLDLAQHGGSLDTALEAARQRGVGHFLCIGVSAENAADVKALADRYADVDCSVGIHPLDLKPGEAPALDWLLGELNHPRVVAIGETGLDYHYEPEAAELQQASFRLHLRAAQQSGKPVIVHTRGARADTLALLREAALPQAGVLHCFTEDWEMAKAALDLGFYISLSGIVTFRNADALRDVARQVPADRLLVETDSPYLAPIPHRGKPNLPEYVRDVADYLAMLRGESYERFAEQTTENFRRLFPLARVAS
- the fabF gene encoding beta-ketoacyl-ACP synthase II, yielding MSRRRVVVTGMGMLSPLGTDVPSSWQGILAGHSGIGLIEHTDLSAYSTRFGGSVKGFNVEEYLSVKESRKLDLFIQYGLAAGFQAVRNAGLEVTDANRDRIGVAMGSGIGGLTNIEETSRTLHDSGPRRISPFFVPGSIINMISGFLSIHLGAQGPNYAIATACTTGTHCIGMAARNIAYDEADVMIAGGAEMAACGLGMGGFGASRALSTRNDEPTRASRPWDKGRDGFVLSDGAGALVLEELEHAKARGATIYAELIGFGMSGDAYHMTSPPADGAGAARCITNALRDAKVNADQVQYINAHGTSTPTGDLAEAEAIKSVFGEHAYKLAVSSTKSMTGHLLGAAGAVEAIFSVMAIKDQVAPPTINLDEPDEGCDLNFVPHEAQPMPIDVVISNSFGFGGTNGSLVFRRFAE
- the acpP gene encoding acyl carrier protein → MSTIEERVKKIVAEQLGVKEEEVTNTASFVEDLGADSLDTVELVMALEEEFETEIPDEEAEKITTVQAAIDYVTSHQA
- a CDS encoding DNA polymerase III subunit delta', translated to MAEAYPWQDGLWHQLAGRAQHAHAYLLHGPIGIGKRALAERLMASLLCQRPVNLDACGECKSCLLLKAGSHPDNYLLEPEEADKAIKVDQVRDLVSFVVQTAQMGGRKVVLIEPVEAMNINAANALLKSLEEPSGDTVLLLVSHQSSRLLPTIRSRCVQQACPLPSEAMSLEWLAQALPECSAEERVELLTLAAGSPLAAVKLQAQGVREQRALVVDGVKKLIKQELSATQLAESAWKDIPLLLLFDWFCDWSSLILRYQLTQDENGLGLPDMRKVVQYLAQKSAQDKVLAIQDWILAQRQKVLGKANLNRVLLLEALLVQWVGLLGRR